In Gossypium arboreum isolate Shixiya-1 chromosome 6, ASM2569848v2, whole genome shotgun sequence, the following are encoded in one genomic region:
- the LOC108485439 gene encoding polyadenylate-binding protein 3 isoform X1 — MATATTAVPVASATAGGSAVGSGNMNVSLYVGDLEENVVEGQLYDLFGQVGTVLSVRVCRDQNKRSSLGYAYVNYSNYQDAAHAKEMFNFTPINGKPIRIMFSQRDPIIRRTGYANVFIKNLDPAIDNKALYDIFAAFGNVLSCKVATDRNGQAKGFGYVQFENDEAAQNAIKRLNGMLINDKQVYVGRHVRQQERVPANVTPKFTNVYVKNLSETTSDEDLKKVFGTYGTITSVVVMKDQNGKSRCFGFVNFQSPDAAAAAVEKLNGMKNDDKTWYVGRAQRKAEREAELKAKFEQERTSRYEKLQAANLYLKNLDDSIDTEKLKELFSEFGTITSCKVMLDPQGVSKGSGFVAFSIPEEASKALNAMNGKMIGKKPLYVAVAQRKEERKARLQSYFAQLRTQGAMSPLASGFPGYHSGPHRLDPQQLYYGQGSPGLLHPQPAGYGYQQQLIPGIRPGVTPNYIMPYNLQRQQGQPGQRMGVRRGGNSQQMLQQQVLHRNNNEGLGYMGNARDGVDQSTVTQSVVGPVLPLPYGVSRMPVNSVEVQRPNPVHISTLISALASASPRERNKMLGEQLYPLVQGFEPEHARKVTGMLLEMDQTEVLHLIESPDALKEKVAEAMAVLRDSAAGESDASKELVIGTD, encoded by the exons ATGGCGACGGCCACGACGGCGGTTCCTGTGGCCTCCGCAACGGCAGGGGGCTCGGCGGTGGGAAGTGGTAATATGAATGTGTCGCTTTACGTGGGGGATCTGGAGGAGAACGTGGTGGAAGGGCAACTGTATGATCTGTTTGGCCAAGTTGGAACTGTTCTTTCCGTTAGAGTTTGTAGGGATCAGAATAAGCGATCTTCTCTAGGTTATGCTTACGTCAATTACAGCAATTACCAAGAcg CTGCACATGCCAAGGAAATGTTTAACTTCACTCCCATTAATGGAAAACCTATACGAATTATGTTTTCTCAACGCGATCCTATTATTCGTAGGACTGGATATGCCAATGTCTTTATCAAGAACCTGGACCCAGCTATTGATAACAAGGCATTGTATGACATTTTCGCTGCCTTCGGGAATGTACTTTCTTGCAAGGTTGCTACTGATAGAAATGGGCAAGCAAAAGGATTCGGCTATGTTCAGTTTGAAAATGATGAAGCCGCACAGAATGCAATCAAAAGGTTAAATGGTATGCTAATAAATGATAAACAAGTTTATGTTGGACGTCATGTTAGACAACAAGAACGGGTGCCAGCCAATGTGACGCCGAAGTTCACTAATGTTTATGTAAAAAATTTGTCGGAAACAACAAGTGATGAGGACCTTAAGAAAGTTTTTGGAACTTATGGTACCATCACCAGTGTTGTTGTCATGAAGGACCAGAATGGTAAGTCCAGATGTTTTGGTTTTGTGAACTTTCAGAGCCCAGATGCGGCTGCCGCTGCTGTCGAGAAGTTAAATGGGATGAAAAATGATGACAAGACGTGGTATGTGGGAAGGGCTCAAAGGAAAGCAGAAAGGGAAGCAGAGTTGAAAGCCAAATTTGAACAGGAAAGAACTAGTAGATATGAAAAACTACAAGCTGCAAATTTGTATCTGAAAAATCTGGATGACAGCATAGATACTGAAAAACTGAAGGAGTTATTTTCCGAGTTTGGAACAATTACCTCATGCAAG GTTATGCTTGATCCACAAGGAGTTAGTAAGGGCTCTGGTTTTGTTGCCTTTTCTATACCTGAAGAAGCTTCAAAAGCT TTGAATGCAATGAATGGAAAGATGATTGGAAAGAAGCCTCTGTATGTTGCTGTCGCTCAAcgcaaagaagaaagaaaagctagATTACAG TCGTATTTTGCTCAACTTCGTACACAAGGTGCCATGTCACCTTTGGCATCAGGGTTTCCTGGATATCATTCTGGTCCTCATAGGCTTGATCCTCAGCAGCTATATTATGGTCAAGGTAGTCCTGGTCTGTTACACCCTCAGCCTGCAGGATACGGTTACCAGCAGCAACTCATACCTGGAATCCGTCCTGGAGTCACTCCAAATTATATTATGCCATACAACCTCCAAAGACAACAAGGACAACCAGGTCAAAGGATGGGTGTTCGTCGAGGTGGAAACTCCCAACAAATGCTGCAGCAACAG GTGCTGCACCGTAATAACAATGAAGGTTTGGGATACATGGGTAATGCAAGAGATGGTGTGGATCAATCTACAGTTACCCAAAGCGTTGTAGGCCCTGTCCTGCCGTTACCATATGGTGTTTCAAGGATGCCAGTAAACTCTGTTGAAGTGCAACGACCTAACCCAGTGCACATATCGACACTCATATCTGCTTTAGCTTCTGCTTCCCCTAGAGAACGTAACAAG ATGTTGGGAGAACAACTTTATCCGCTGGTGCAGGGTTTTGAGCCTGAACATGCGAGAAAGGTGACTGGGATGTTGCTAGAGATGGACCAAACAGAGGTTCTCCATCTCATCGAGTCTCCAGATGCTTTGAAGGAGAAGGTGGCTGAGGCAATGGCTGTCCTTCGGGATTCTGCAGCTGGAGAATCTGATGCGAGTAAGGAGTTGGTCATTGGAACTGACTGA
- the LOC108485439 gene encoding polyadenylate-binding protein 3 isoform X2, giving the protein MATATTAVPVASATAGGSAVGSGNMNVSLYVGDLEENVVEGQLYDLFGQVGTVLSVRVCRDQNKRSSLGYAYVNYSNYQDAAHAKEMFNFTPINGKPIRIMFSQRDPIIRRTGYANVFIKNLDPAIDNKALYDIFAAFGNVLSCKVATDRNGQAKGFGYVQFENDEAAQNAIKRLNGMLINDKQVYVGRHVRQQERVPANVTPKFTNVYVKNLSETTSDEDLKKVFGTYGTITSVVVMKDQNGKSRCFGFVNFQSPDAAAAAVEKLNGMKNDDKTWYVGRAQRKAEREAELKAKFEQERTSRYEKLQAANLYLKNLDDSIDTEKLKELFSEFGTITSCKLNAMNGKMIGKKPLYVAVAQRKEERKARLQSYFAQLRTQGAMSPLASGFPGYHSGPHRLDPQQLYYGQGSPGLLHPQPAGYGYQQQLIPGIRPGVTPNYIMPYNLQRQQGQPGQRMGVRRGGNSQQMLQQQVLHRNNNEGLGYMGNARDGVDQSTVTQSVVGPVLPLPYGVSRMPVNSVEVQRPNPVHISTLISALASASPRERNKMLGEQLYPLVQGFEPEHARKVTGMLLEMDQTEVLHLIESPDALKEKVAEAMAVLRDSAAGESDASKELVIGTD; this is encoded by the exons ATGGCGACGGCCACGACGGCGGTTCCTGTGGCCTCCGCAACGGCAGGGGGCTCGGCGGTGGGAAGTGGTAATATGAATGTGTCGCTTTACGTGGGGGATCTGGAGGAGAACGTGGTGGAAGGGCAACTGTATGATCTGTTTGGCCAAGTTGGAACTGTTCTTTCCGTTAGAGTTTGTAGGGATCAGAATAAGCGATCTTCTCTAGGTTATGCTTACGTCAATTACAGCAATTACCAAGAcg CTGCACATGCCAAGGAAATGTTTAACTTCACTCCCATTAATGGAAAACCTATACGAATTATGTTTTCTCAACGCGATCCTATTATTCGTAGGACTGGATATGCCAATGTCTTTATCAAGAACCTGGACCCAGCTATTGATAACAAGGCATTGTATGACATTTTCGCTGCCTTCGGGAATGTACTTTCTTGCAAGGTTGCTACTGATAGAAATGGGCAAGCAAAAGGATTCGGCTATGTTCAGTTTGAAAATGATGAAGCCGCACAGAATGCAATCAAAAGGTTAAATGGTATGCTAATAAATGATAAACAAGTTTATGTTGGACGTCATGTTAGACAACAAGAACGGGTGCCAGCCAATGTGACGCCGAAGTTCACTAATGTTTATGTAAAAAATTTGTCGGAAACAACAAGTGATGAGGACCTTAAGAAAGTTTTTGGAACTTATGGTACCATCACCAGTGTTGTTGTCATGAAGGACCAGAATGGTAAGTCCAGATGTTTTGGTTTTGTGAACTTTCAGAGCCCAGATGCGGCTGCCGCTGCTGTCGAGAAGTTAAATGGGATGAAAAATGATGACAAGACGTGGTATGTGGGAAGGGCTCAAAGGAAAGCAGAAAGGGAAGCAGAGTTGAAAGCCAAATTTGAACAGGAAAGAACTAGTAGATATGAAAAACTACAAGCTGCAAATTTGTATCTGAAAAATCTGGATGACAGCATAGATACTGAAAAACTGAAGGAGTTATTTTCCGAGTTTGGAACAATTACCTCATGCAAG TTGAATGCAATGAATGGAAAGATGATTGGAAAGAAGCCTCTGTATGTTGCTGTCGCTCAAcgcaaagaagaaagaaaagctagATTACAG TCGTATTTTGCTCAACTTCGTACACAAGGTGCCATGTCACCTTTGGCATCAGGGTTTCCTGGATATCATTCTGGTCCTCATAGGCTTGATCCTCAGCAGCTATATTATGGTCAAGGTAGTCCTGGTCTGTTACACCCTCAGCCTGCAGGATACGGTTACCAGCAGCAACTCATACCTGGAATCCGTCCTGGAGTCACTCCAAATTATATTATGCCATACAACCTCCAAAGACAACAAGGACAACCAGGTCAAAGGATGGGTGTTCGTCGAGGTGGAAACTCCCAACAAATGCTGCAGCAACAG GTGCTGCACCGTAATAACAATGAAGGTTTGGGATACATGGGTAATGCAAGAGATGGTGTGGATCAATCTACAGTTACCCAAAGCGTTGTAGGCCCTGTCCTGCCGTTACCATATGGTGTTTCAAGGATGCCAGTAAACTCTGTTGAAGTGCAACGACCTAACCCAGTGCACATATCGACACTCATATCTGCTTTAGCTTCTGCTTCCCCTAGAGAACGTAACAAG ATGTTGGGAGAACAACTTTATCCGCTGGTGCAGGGTTTTGAGCCTGAACATGCGAGAAAGGTGACTGGGATGTTGCTAGAGATGGACCAAACAGAGGTTCTCCATCTCATCGAGTCTCCAGATGCTTTGAAGGAGAAGGTGGCTGAGGCAATGGCTGTCCTTCGGGATTCTGCAGCTGGAGAATCTGATGCGAGTAAGGAGTTGGTCATTGGAACTGACTGA
- the LOC108485507 gene encoding uncharacterized protein LOC108485507, protein MSMSLDSHIEKVLWTQDQILDRVAQIASQITLDFKAAPDPPLFVGVATGAFLFLADLVKKVQLPLSVDLVRAQSYGSGTLSNGAPSISLDLKLDVKGKHVILVEDIVDTGCTLSCLIEHLEAKGVSSVSICAFLDKPTRRKVHIKLVGDGKFYKGFECPDYFVVGYGMDFAELYRNLPYIGVLKSEFYK, encoded by the exons ATGTCCATGTCTCTGGACTCTCATATAGAGAAGGTTCTTTGGACCCAAGATCAGATTCTGGACCGAGTAGCCCAGATCGCTTCTCAAATTACCCTTGATTTTAAAGCTGCTCCCGACCCTCCCCTCTTTGTAGGAGTCGCCACCGGTGCTTTCTTGTTCTTGGCTGATCTTGTCAAGAAAGTTCAGCTCCCTCTCTCCGTTGACTTGGTTCGAGCTCAATCTTATGGCTCCGGTACTCTCTCTAATGGAGCTCCTTCCATTTCCCTTGATTTGAAGCTCGATGTGAAGGGAAAACACGTCATTCTC GTTGAAGATATTGTAGATACAGGATGCACTTTATCCTGTCTAATCGAACACTTGGAAGCAAAAGGAGTGTCCTCTGTATCAATTTGTGCTTTTCTTGATAAACCTACGAGACGGAAGGTCCATATCAAGCTAGTTGGTGATGGAAAGTTCTACAAGGGATTTGAG TGTCCGGATTATTTTGTTGTAGGTTATGGAATGGACTTTGCAGAACTATATAGGAACTTGCCTTATATTGGTGTCTTGAAGTCCGAATTCTACAAGTGA
- the LOC108484538 gene encoding DEAD-box ATP-dependent RNA helicase 39-like isoform X1, whose amino-acid sequence MSKREINNKARRAQIQLRTLKQVTFEKQKRQQNIQQKTMKRSSKSLADLCNLVVSSKLISSTNPLNPIKPFPLIRPLSSSNTKPTIKTAKLHPSSPKSHRDSLILEKFRQRKLKGNSVSKPTSTVVEKERERDDVDSENDKNKCGATKFVSSFQELGLEADIIGALSEMGIWIPSEIQCVGIPALLDGKSVVLSSESGSGRTLAFLLPLIQLLRRDEALLSVKPKHPRAIVLCSSEEQCDKDFQTARFISHHAKLNSTSEYGYGKSRISENLANDSIGMLVATPSETIQYIEEGSVVPDDIKYLVLDEMDAMFDHGFGSEIHKILNQLKNQQLSKTKDLGLQTVLVTSTITKMLGKKLYPLMEHLEQNNAGKVAAMLLEMDRQEILHSSCEQHHVAYILIYGSCEQAHFTAGVSIIEKEMLQSYGKALYVLLEARSIGSSSETYHIIQ is encoded by the exons ATGTCCAAAAGAGAAATAAATAACAAGGCGAGAAGGGCACAAATACAGCTACGAACCCTTAAACAAGTAACATTTGAAAAGCAGAAACGCCAACAAAATATACAGCAGAAGACCATGAAAAGAAGCAGCAAATCACTTGCCGACCTCTGCAACCTTGTTGTCTCCTCTAAACTTATTTCTTCAACTAATCCATTAAACCCCATCAAGCCTTTTCCATTAATTAGGCCTCTATCTTCCTCCAACACTAAGCCTACTATAAAAACAGCAAAACTACATCCTTCTTCACCAAAATCTCATAGAGACTCCCTCATTCTTGAAAAGTTCCGACAAAGAAAGCTCAAAGGCAACTCCGTCTCCAAACCTACCTCTACTGTTGTTGAAAAGGAAAGAGAAAGGGATGACGTTGATTCTGAGAATGACAAGAACAAATGTGGTGCTACGAAATTTGTTTCTAGTTTCCAAGAACTGGGGTTGGAAGCTGACATAATTGGGGCTTTGAGTGAGATGGGAATATGGATTCCTTCTGAAATTCAGTGTGTTGGGATCCCAGCTTTGTTGGATGGGAAAAGCGTCGTCTTAAGCTCTGAATCTGGATCTGGAAGGACTTTGGCTTTCTTGTTACCCCTCATACAG CTGCTTAGACGGGACGAGGCGTTGCTCAGCGTGAAGCCAAAGCATCCTCGAGCTATTGTTTTGTGCTCTTCGGAGGAACAATGCGACAAG GATTTTCAAACAGCAAGATTCATCAGCCATCATGCTAAGTTGAATTCTACTTCAGAATATGGTTACGGCAAGTCAAGAATCTCGGAGAATTTGGCAAATGACTCAATAGGCATGCTTGTTGCTACTCCGAGTGAAACTATTCAGTACATTGAGGAGGGAAGTGTTGTTCCAGATGACATCAAATACTTG GTATTGGATGAAATGGATGCCATGTTCGATCATGGCTTTGGTTCCGAAATTCACAAGATCCTCAACCAATTAAAGAATCAACAACTATCAAAAACCAAAGACCTTGGACTTCAAACTGTTTTAGTCACTTCAACAATAACAAAG ATGTTGGGGAAAAAGTTATACCCTCTTATGGAGCATCTTGAACAAAATAATGCTGGAAAAGTGGCTGCGATGTTGCTGGAGATGGATCGACAAGAG attctccatagctcgtgtgagcaacatCATGTAGCTTACATTTTGATCTACggctcgtgtgagcaggcccatttcacagctggTGTGAGTATTATTGAAAAAGAAATGTTACAATCATATGGAAAGGCACTCTATGT attattggaagctcgatcaattggaagctcgtcggagacCTATCACATTATCCAGTAa
- the LOC108484538 gene encoding DEAD-box ATP-dependent RNA helicase 39-like isoform X2 has product MSKREINNKARRAQIQLRTLKQVTFEKQKRQQNIQQKTMKRSSKSLADLCNLVVSSKLISSTNPLNPIKPFPLIRPLSSSNTKPTIKTAKLHPSSPKSHRDSLILEKFRQRKLKGNSVSKPTSTVVEKERERDDVDSENDKNKCGATKFVSSFQELGLEADIIGALSEMGIWIPSEIQCVGIPALLDGKSVVLSSESGSGRTLAFLLPLIQLLRRDEALLSVKPKHPRAIVLCSSEEQCDKDFQTARFISHHAKLNSTSEYGYGKSRISENLANDSIGMLVATPSETIQYIEEGSVVPDDIKYLVLDEMDAMFDHGFGSEIHKILNQLKNQQLSKTKDLGLQTVLVTSTITKMLGKKLYPLMEHLEQNNAGKVAAMLLEMDRQEIIGSSINWKLVGDLSHYPVTILVVFEYFSQG; this is encoded by the exons ATGTCCAAAAGAGAAATAAATAACAAGGCGAGAAGGGCACAAATACAGCTACGAACCCTTAAACAAGTAACATTTGAAAAGCAGAAACGCCAACAAAATATACAGCAGAAGACCATGAAAAGAAGCAGCAAATCACTTGCCGACCTCTGCAACCTTGTTGTCTCCTCTAAACTTATTTCTTCAACTAATCCATTAAACCCCATCAAGCCTTTTCCATTAATTAGGCCTCTATCTTCCTCCAACACTAAGCCTACTATAAAAACAGCAAAACTACATCCTTCTTCACCAAAATCTCATAGAGACTCCCTCATTCTTGAAAAGTTCCGACAAAGAAAGCTCAAAGGCAACTCCGTCTCCAAACCTACCTCTACTGTTGTTGAAAAGGAAAGAGAAAGGGATGACGTTGATTCTGAGAATGACAAGAACAAATGTGGTGCTACGAAATTTGTTTCTAGTTTCCAAGAACTGGGGTTGGAAGCTGACATAATTGGGGCTTTGAGTGAGATGGGAATATGGATTCCTTCTGAAATTCAGTGTGTTGGGATCCCAGCTTTGTTGGATGGGAAAAGCGTCGTCTTAAGCTCTGAATCTGGATCTGGAAGGACTTTGGCTTTCTTGTTACCCCTCATACAG CTGCTTAGACGGGACGAGGCGTTGCTCAGCGTGAAGCCAAAGCATCCTCGAGCTATTGTTTTGTGCTCTTCGGAGGAACAATGCGACAAG GATTTTCAAACAGCAAGATTCATCAGCCATCATGCTAAGTTGAATTCTACTTCAGAATATGGTTACGGCAAGTCAAGAATCTCGGAGAATTTGGCAAATGACTCAATAGGCATGCTTGTTGCTACTCCGAGTGAAACTATTCAGTACATTGAGGAGGGAAGTGTTGTTCCAGATGACATCAAATACTTG GTATTGGATGAAATGGATGCCATGTTCGATCATGGCTTTGGTTCCGAAATTCACAAGATCCTCAACCAATTAAAGAATCAACAACTATCAAAAACCAAAGACCTTGGACTTCAAACTGTTTTAGTCACTTCAACAATAACAAAG ATGTTGGGGAAAAAGTTATACCCTCTTATGGAGCATCTTGAACAAAATAATGCTGGAAAAGTGGCTGCGATGTTGCTGGAGATGGATCGACAAGAG attattggaagctcgatcaattggaagctcgtcggagacCTATCACATTATCCAGTAaccattttggtagtttttgagtattttagccaaggttaa